Part of the Synechococcus sp. HK01-R genome is shown below.
GGCATGAAGGATCTGGCAGCACTGGAGGCTGGTGCGCGTAGCGCTGGTAGCAGTGTGGCCCATGATGTGGATGCCAACTTTGATGGAGCGCTTGATATCAATGATCTGGCGATCATTGATATGGACTGGAACCAGTCTCTGCATCAAGGTGACCAGCTCTTTACTGGATCCACCAAGATCAGCATGGCTGAACTGTTCGAGCAGAACGGTCGCAGCTGGGATAGCAGCAACTTTGCGAACCAGAATGCGATTGAATCTGGAGCGCTGCAGCAGGCATCAGCCGGTCACGAGCGTGCCTTCCTTGATGAGATGGAGGGAGACAGCGGCGTGATGGCCGCTGGCTTGGACCAGACGGTGGTGTCGCTGTTCGAGGAGCAGACCCAGCAGTACGCGGAAACCACTGTCTGATGGCAGTGGGGCGGCCATGGCGGAGGGTTCCCGCTGCCATGGCCGTTTGCCTAGGCCAAGGGACCATTTGACAAACACAAACGTGAGACACACCGGGCACTCGCCCGGTTTTTTTTTGATACCGAAAACCAGTGGACTGTGCGAAATACGCGGAAAGGCCAGTGTTTTGAGGCACTGTGGCGTTCTCGTTAAGATGATGGGTGGACAGTCATGGGGCCGCGTCAGGCGGAAAAGATGCACCTATGGGTTTGGCCGCCACCCTAAATGAACAGTCAGGCGGTCAGATCATCGACCTGATTGAAGACAACATTCTGTCAGCGCCTGAACTGAGCGAGCCCTTGCTTGCGGTGCTCGACCAAGACTTTGGAGCCTCATCCCTCCAGGCTCTGTCCAAGCCGCTAGAACTACCAGATATCGAAGTCGCGAGTACAAATTTCGACTGGTCACTCATGGATGGTGCCGTCGATCTTCTTAACAGCAATCCCGGCATTACCGCAATCGAGCCTGCAGCCTCGAAAAACCTAATTAATTATGAGAGCCTTGAGTTGGGTGATCAGCTAACTGGCTTAGCGATAAGCGACAATCCCGCCGAAGTTCTCCCTAACCTGGTTAACGCAAATCTGCCACCACTACTCGAAGAGGCGTTCAGGTCGGATCAGCTTCTTACCCAGTCAGGAAGCAGGGATGGAGATCTATCGAGAGATACACAGCTTCCGAATCCCAAGGTCGATGAGGTCACGATTACTGACTCCCTTGAACTCCAGTCGCCAGTCATTAAAGTTGAAGAGCAGAGCTTCACACTACTCGAGGATCAAGCTTTTAGCATTGCCCTCGACGATCTATTCCCACTGGCTGAAGAGTTGGTTTCTGTTGAACTTCTGCCAATTGGAGATTCAGACAATGACTGGTTGAATGTTGAGAAGCGACGGCCCGACTCGACATTAGTTGAGCGCGTTGTGATCGAAACCTTGTTTCGCACTGAGAGTGGACAACTTCTTAAAGCCGGGGAGATTAGAGAATTGCAACCTGGAACAAATATTCATGCAGACCTAGTAGTTACCGACACACGCAATTCTGGGCTAGGACTGATTGGTCTAGAAGTTGATTTGGACTGGTCATCGCAGGCTGCACAATTAAAGGACGTCATGATTTCTCCAAGCTTGCCGCTGTTCAAGCATGGTGGTGTTGTGGATGCGTCTGCTGGGCGATTGTCCGGTCTCGTTGCAGCTTCGCTTCCCAGCTCAGGAACTGGATCGGTGTTAGGGGATGAGTGGCAAGATCTGTTCGCCAGTCTAAGTTTTGAAATTGGAGACAATATTGCTGAAGGCCTAAATATGGAGATAACGCCCATCAAGATGCCCACAAGCAAAAATCAGCCTCTTAGTCAACAACAGGTGCTGACAATTGGCAGCAGAGATGATGCCATCCTCGTGGTCCATGGATTGGCTGATCAAGGATTAGTGGGTGTGCAGCAAACCCTCATCGATGCTTTAGATGCTTCAGGAGCCCGTTGGCAAAAAGAAGTGTCTCTGTTGATCGAGAATGTTAATGACGCACCAGAGGCCATCACGCTCCCACCACTACTGGCTTTGGAGGACGAACCCTTTAGCCTAGACCTCACAACAGCCTTTTCCGATTCAGATCTTGAATATGGCGATAAGCTGAGTTTTCATTTGGTTGATGTTACAGCCGACTGGTTACAGATTGATCAAACATCAGGGGTTCTAAGTGGACAGCCAGATCAAACTGAGGTTGGAACCTGGAAGTTGCAGATCGAGGCAAGAGACCTTAGTGGCGCCTCTGCAAGACAATGGATAGACCTTACAGTTCAGAATGTCAATGACGCCCCTCAGTGGAATGGCAACGATCTTCCTCTGATGTTACTAAGGGAAAATCAGTCATTTTCGATTCGTCTACCAGAAAATCTATTTACCGATGAAGATGAGGGAGATCAACTTCAATATACCCTAAGCATAGAGGGAGAGAATACCGATTTAGATTGGATTCAACTTAATCCTATTGAGGCTATTCTGAACGGAACAGCCCCACTAGCAAATGGAGAAATACTAACTCTGACCATAAGCGCAACAGATCTCCAGGGAGAGTCAGCAGCTATTCCGCTACAAATTCAGGTTGTTGATAAGATGTTCAATCGACCACCATATCTAATGGGTGAACCCCCCATTGATTTACGCATCCAAGAAGGTGAGAGTGTAACCTTTGACCTTTTGTCATACTTTGGTGATGACGATATCTTACTCGGTGATACCCTAAACTTTGAAATTGAAGCACCAGATTGGATGGAGTTTGATCCTGCCAAATCTGTGGTGTCAGGTGTACCTCAGAACGAAAGTGTTGGAAAACACACCGTTAGTTTTCGGGCTTTTGATGACCATGGGGCTTTTGCAGTTGCATCGTTCGAGCTAACTGTAGACAATGTCAATCAAGCCCCTGTCCGTCTTGGACCATCCCAGGATGCGCAACTAATCAACACAGGTGATGTATTCAGATTAGATCTGAATGAAATCTTCAGCGATGCTGACAGTTTACACGGTGATTCACTCTCATACAGTCTACGCGTAAGAAGTACCTCGAGCGTTGGCTTGCCCAATTGGCTGACCTGGAACTCGGGCACTGGTAAACTTGAACTATCTCCGGGGTCAGATGACAGAGGATTGTTAACACTAGACTTTAATGCGACAGATCAAAGTGGTGAGACTATCGGCTATCAACTTAATCTTGGCATCATCTCTGACTCAGGAATCACAGAAGTAAATCAGGCTATTGAGCAACTAAGGATTAAGCAAGGGCAAACAGGCATACTGAGTCTTCAAGATGCATTTATACGCGTCCGGGAAACCGAGCAGATTGATTATAGCTTTGAGCTTCTTCGACGAGACAACAACGGTGAGTACCTTTCCGTTGACGAGTCGGATACTGATTGGATCACAATCGTTGATCGTGCATCCCTACCAGTTGAAAGGGAAGACAGACTGATTATTGAGCCGGTTTTGAGATTATTGGAGACCGGAGAACAGCTAGACATCGAAGAACTGGCCAATCTTCAGGCAGGTGATGAAGTTGAGCTTTCAATTAATGTCTCCGATCTTCGTTCTTTGACTGACATTGTAGGTCTTGTTGGTCTCGACATTGATCTCTCTTGGAAAGGCCTAACTCTTTCAACGGATAACCCAACAGATCTGAAGCAAGCTATTAATGAGGCTCTCCCTTTATTCCGTTCAGTTGAGCAGTCATCAACTCGTGATCAATCTCTTCGTATCAGTGCCGCAAGTCTCCCGTCATTCGGTCTCGGAGAAATGCTGGGTGATGAACCCGGAGAATCATTTTTAAAAATCAACCTTACTTTAGACGATCCGTTAGAACCAATCGAGATTATGCTTAAACTGAACGATGAGGATAGTGGTGGTCTAGGGTACGGCCTAGCAGACGGGACCAGTGCCGATGACCTTCTCAGCATAATCAACTTGAGTAATACACCTATTTATGAACTACACGTAAATACTTCGGAACAAGTAGATGGCCTGTATGCACTTAAGATTAAAGCCAGTTCGTCCAATGATTCAGTCAGTCAAGTGGTTCCATTTACTATTGGACCCGGCGTCAATCTACCGCCTTTGATCAAAGCAAGACCTACCAGTCTAAAACCTGATGATAATAGAATTCATCGACTTGACCTGGGTTCACTATTCCAAGATTTGGATGGCGACAGCCTGAGTTACAGCCTGTCGCTTACAAGCGAGAATTCGCAACACAAACAAATTCTTCGTGATAGCGTTCAGGTTATATATAGCAATGGACATGCTGATCTTGAGTTTAATGTGCCTGGGTTAGAGGAGCCGGTGACCGGTTCCGTGACAATCATGGCTAGTGATGGGGTTCGATCGGTCAACCAGACCATAGAAATAGTTCTGATTCCTAGAAGCCAGTACGTGCCCTTATTTGCAGACCCGTCCCATCCTGCTGTTTCAACGAATCAGCTTGTTGGTCTTGGCGATCTATTTTCTGCCAGGAAAATAGAGTTCCAGGATACAGCTGATGAGGTGTCTCTCGTCCTTCGCTCAGAGGATACTATAGACCTTAAGTTTTCGAATAACTTTATTACCCTTACCGGCCTATCAACACCGCAAGTCAGATTTCTAGAAGCAAACATTCTCTCCAGGCCGGAGGGAGATATTCAAGGATATCCTCTGATAATTCCAATCTCTAAGCTATCTAGTTTACTACAGGATCCTTCCGATGGATTTAACCTCAACTGGCTAGAGCTCGTCGCACCAAGTCAGGCAGGCCAGTCACTTAATATCCAGATATCAACACTAAGTCATGTAATTGGAGACAATAATGGCGCGCTATATGGAATCAGTCAAGGGAACAGTGAAGAAGCTGTTCTGATGACAACTTCTACAAATACTCCAAGATTCCTTACGCAAACAACGCAGCGTTATCTTTCGGGTATAGTGGATCAGGGGGTGGGTAGTGCTGCTACTAAACCTAATGAATTAACCACCTTGGTTGCATGGAAGAACAAGGAGAATTTTGATTCATCCTTGGAAGGAAACCTTCGTGATTTGTCGTCTGTTGTTAGCATAGGCATCTCATCCAACAATGCCAACTTGATTGACAATAGTCTTGAGAAGACTCAATCAAGTGATTACATAATTACGAACCTGACTGTGATATCTGCCGATGATGCTATCTTTGGAGATTCCGATGTTCTCGAAGGAGTTAATAGTGACGTTGAATTGGCTGAGTCATGGGATCCGATCAGTTTTACTATTTCCAAGGCGCCTGGTGCTGATAACCTCGTCGATATTGACACGGTGCGTGAAGGTGTGCAGGTGCAATTAGAAATCGATTTGTCGAGATCTGGTGTACGAGAAGAAGATCTAAACGCCTACCGGAAGTTTGTAGCACCCGAAACGATCGTAGCGGCAAATGGGCTGGGCTTAGTTTTACGAGATCTCGACGGCCAACCAATTACATCCTCTGGTTGGTATGATTTCACTCAACGCCTTGATGGTGACGGCAATCCAGTTGGCGACGGGGCTCAGTTTGTAGTTGAGACAATTGATGGTCAGCGTATGATTAGCAAGATTGTCTTAACCCTTACGGATAATAGTTTTGGGGATAATAATCTGAATTTTGGAGTTATTGATGATCCTGGAATGCCAGTGAAGCTTACACGTAAACCAACGCCAGTTACGTACGCCAATACTGACAGCCGCGGATTAGTTCCATTAACTTCGAATATCCCTAATACGCAAAACATTGACTCGGATCAACTACCCGAGTTCGTAAATGACTATGAAAGTTATGGAGAAGTAGCGGAGCCTGATACTCAGAATCTAGACCCAAGTTCGCCAAACACTTCGATTAACAGTGATGACACAACTATTGAACGTACGCTTGATTCAAATGACTCTCGACCATTAACTCCATCTGGCAAAGGTCGTGGATCGAATAATGTGTCTCAAGGGAACCGACCATCGCTGACTGGTTTGAGCGTTAATTCTCAGCAAAACAGTGAGAGTCTTGGTGCCGCAGGTTCACGCTTTTCTGTAGATACTGTCAACGGATCTAGTTCTTCAACTAGTGATGGCTCACTAAAGAATACAAACGCAAAACCCAATGGATCTGGTTCTCCGCCTAGCGATGACTCACTGGAGAATATAAACCCAAAATCCAACGACTCTCCAATTCGGCGAAGTGACCAAAGATCATCATTGAAGCCGCTTACGGCAGGCACACGTTCAACTCCATCTCAGGCTCCCATGAGTTCGCGTACTACTGCACTCGATGAAGCATCAAGTGCAATCCAAGCCTTATTTAACCGTCTGATCAGTGAAGTTGATAGCCCGACGGCACTCGGAGGAATCATGTTAGGAATGATCCTAACTCCAAATGGTGCCGAAAGGGGTCTACGCTCACTCTTGGATTCAGGTATTGGTAAACCTGTTTCCATTCAACATCGTAATGCCGAACTTCAAGCTGATTGGGCATTTCGGTTCGAAGGAATAGGTGGTGATCAAACCTACTTGTCAATCCGACTTACGGGTGGACGACTGGTCGTTTCTCGACTCAATACTGAATCTGAAGAATTCCAAGCACAAAATGGAACGACATTGATCAATACGGCGAGCATGCCACAAGCAGCCCTTTGGAAACTGCTAAGTCATGTCACAAATCCTGGAGATTTTGTTTCCCAAGTCCATTCTTGGATAGAGCAGTTGTTGCTCCAACCTCTCGACGAAATAGAGCACTCATGGATTGTTTGGTATGATAAGATATTTAATGATTGCAAAGAGTCGCCTGATCCTAAAATAAGGTCATTGTTTTCGCATTTTCGACAGGATTTGTCGGTTGCCAATGGAGTTGATCCTAGTTATGCTGATGCTCTGATGCTTGTTCAACTTCTTGACTGCCATATTAAACTGGGGTTCTCGGTAGTGGAATTCTTATGATCGCTAATTTAGTTGTTCGCTTTAAGCAAATCTAACACCTAAATTGCGTTAGATATCTCATCATGAATTCCCCAACTCAAAACCATTCGCAGGCCTCTGAAGCCAAGAACAATCCGGAGACTCTTCAGATCCTACAGGCTCTAAAAACAGCATCGGGAAGGGACATCATCGCCCTTTTGCTTCGCTTCGGAATGGCGGAGATGTTTTTGCGCCAACTGAGGGAGCGCCAAGTTGTCTTTAACGACCAAGAGCTGTCCGATCCAGACA
Proteins encoded:
- a CDS encoding putative Ig domain-containing protein, whose product is MAATLNEQSGGQIIDLIEDNILSAPELSEPLLAVLDQDFGASSLQALSKPLELPDIEVASTNFDWSLMDGAVDLLNSNPGITAIEPAASKNLINYESLELGDQLTGLAISDNPAEVLPNLVNANLPPLLEEAFRSDQLLTQSGSRDGDLSRDTQLPNPKVDEVTITDSLELQSPVIKVEEQSFTLLEDQAFSIALDDLFPLAEELVSVELLPIGDSDNDWLNVEKRRPDSTLVERVVIETLFRTESGQLLKAGEIRELQPGTNIHADLVVTDTRNSGLGLIGLEVDLDWSSQAAQLKDVMISPSLPLFKHGGVVDASAGRLSGLVAASLPSSGTGSVLGDEWQDLFASLSFEIGDNIAEGLNMEITPIKMPTSKNQPLSQQQVLTIGSRDDAILVVHGLADQGLVGVQQTLIDALDASGARWQKEVSLLIENVNDAPEAITLPPLLALEDEPFSLDLTTAFSDSDLEYGDKLSFHLVDVTADWLQIDQTSGVLSGQPDQTEVGTWKLQIEARDLSGASARQWIDLTVQNVNDAPQWNGNDLPLMLLRENQSFSIRLPENLFTDEDEGDQLQYTLSIEGENTDLDWIQLNPIEAILNGTAPLANGEILTLTISATDLQGESAAIPLQIQVVDKMFNRPPYLMGEPPIDLRIQEGESVTFDLLSYFGDDDILLGDTLNFEIEAPDWMEFDPAKSVVSGVPQNESVGKHTVSFRAFDDHGAFAVASFELTVDNVNQAPVRLGPSQDAQLINTGDVFRLDLNEIFSDADSLHGDSLSYSLRVRSTSSVGLPNWLTWNSGTGKLELSPGSDDRGLLTLDFNATDQSGETIGYQLNLGIISDSGITEVNQAIEQLRIKQGQTGILSLQDAFIRVRETEQIDYSFELLRRDNNGEYLSVDESDTDWITIVDRASLPVEREDRLIIEPVLRLLETGEQLDIEELANLQAGDEVELSINVSDLRSLTDIVGLVGLDIDLSWKGLTLSTDNPTDLKQAINEALPLFRSVEQSSTRDQSLRISAASLPSFGLGEMLGDEPGESFLKINLTLDDPLEPIEIMLKLNDEDSGGLGYGLADGTSADDLLSIINLSNTPIYELHVNTSEQVDGLYALKIKASSSNDSVSQVVPFTIGPGVNLPPLIKARPTSLKPDDNRIHRLDLGSLFQDLDGDSLSYSLSLTSENSQHKQILRDSVQVIYSNGHADLEFNVPGLEEPVTGSVTIMASDGVRSVNQTIEIVLIPRSQYVPLFADPSHPAVSTNQLVGLGDLFSARKIEFQDTADEVSLVLRSEDTIDLKFSNNFITLTGLSTPQVRFLEANILSRPEGDIQGYPLIIPISKLSSLLQDPSDGFNLNWLELVAPSQAGQSLNIQISTLSHVIGDNNGALYGISQGNSEEAVLMTTSTNTPRFLTQTTQRYLSGIVDQGVGSAATKPNELTTLVAWKNKENFDSSLEGNLRDLSSVVSIGISSNNANLIDNSLEKTQSSDYIITNLTVISADDAIFGDSDVLEGVNSDVELAESWDPISFTISKAPGADNLVDIDTVREGVQVQLEIDLSRSGVREEDLNAYRKFVAPETIVAANGLGLVLRDLDGQPITSSGWYDFTQRLDGDGNPVGDGAQFVVETIDGQRMISKIVLTLTDNSFGDNNLNFGVIDDPGMPVKLTRKPTPVTYANTDSRGLVPLTSNIPNTQNIDSDQLPEFVNDYESYGEVAEPDTQNLDPSSPNTSINSDDTTIERTLDSNDSRPLTPSGKGRGSNNVSQGNRPSLTGLSVNSQQNSESLGAAGSRFSVDTVNGSSSSTSDGSLKNTNAKPNGSGSPPSDDSLENINPKSNDSPIRRSDQRSSLKPLTAGTRSTPSQAPMSSRTTALDEASSAIQALFNRLISEVDSPTALGGIMLGMILTPNGAERGLRSLLDSGIGKPVSIQHRNAELQADWAFRFEGIGGDQTYLSIRLTGGRLVVSRLNTESEEFQAQNGTTLINTASMPQAALWKLLSHVTNPGDFVSQVHSWIEQLLLQPLDEIEHSWIVWYDKIFNDCKESPDPKIRSLFSHFRQDLSVANGVDPSYADALMLVQLLDCHIKLGFSVVEFL